In a genomic window of Anoxybacter fermentans:
- a CDS encoding GntR family transcriptional regulator encodes MTKVKTDSRPLYILVKEKIEELISDGTFSEGDRLPSENTLAENLGVSRATLREALRVMEEEGKVIRQQGVGTFVASRLPKIQKGIEDLYSVTETIKSHGFEPGTVGYKIWEEKMGRLAPIFEEDPDTLMWVIERIRTADKNPVVYCKDHLPQNIIAEMPELSHYGSGESIFQVLEEQYHLRITYAVARIIPMNAPNWLADKLKIPVKTPVLLLEQKHYDHKDRMILFSRNYFRNEFEFHVVRRRR; translated from the coding sequence ATGACAAAAGTCAAAACTGATTCACGACCATTATATATATTGGTTAAGGAAAAAATAGAAGAATTAATTTCTGATGGAACATTTAGCGAGGGGGACCGTTTGCCATCAGAAAATACACTGGCTGAAAATCTGGGAGTTAGTCGTGCTACTTTAAGAGAAGCCCTTCGGGTTATGGAAGAAGAGGGAAAAGTAATTCGCCAACAGGGTGTAGGAACATTTGTTGCATCACGTTTGCCAAAAATCCAGAAAGGAATTGAAGATTTGTACAGCGTAACCGAGACTATTAAAAGCCATGGTTTTGAACCCGGCACTGTTGGTTATAAAATATGGGAAGAAAAAATGGGTAGATTGGCTCCAATTTTTGAAGAGGATCCTGATACTTTAATGTGGGTCATTGAAAGAATTCGGACAGCTGATAAGAATCCTGTGGTTTATTGTAAAGATCATTTACCCCAGAATATTATAGCAGAAATGCCGGAACTGTCTCACTATGGTTCTGGGGAATCTATTTTTCAGGTTTTAGAAGAACAATATCATCTCCGCATTACCTATGCGGTGGCCCGAATTATTCCCATGAATGCACCTAACTGGTTGGCGGATAAATTAAAGATACCGGTTAAAACTCCAGTTTTACTTTTAGAGCAAAAGCATTATGATCACAAAGACCGTATGATCCTTTTTTCTAGAAATTATTTTAGAAATGAATTTGAATTTCATGTAGTTCGTCGTCGTAGGTAA
- a CDS encoding BMP family lipoprotein → MQKYLKWIAYLTVFILLIAFGYVFFKGERIREERRPGPKVQPEEIKVGMVTDVGGLGDQSFNDAAYKGLKRARDKLGIKIKVIESSDMTSYVPNLTSLAEQDYDLVWAIGVLMQDALATVAEDLPDTNFGIVDAVVDKDNVYSATFKEEEGSFLCGVVAGMMTKSNKIGFVGGMDLPTIRKFEAGYRAGIKAVNPDAELIVTYTGVFDDPNKGKEQALALFGRGVDVVYHASGACGVGVIKAAQEQDKYAIGVDMPQSHLAPDHVLTSMIKRVDLAVYEGAKLIKEGNFKGGTHKVYGLKEGGVGLEEDQLKKMTPKEVQDKVEEMRRKIINGEIKVPTTREDSEDFTL, encoded by the coding sequence GTGCAAAAATATTTGAAATGGATTGCCTATTTGACTGTATTTATCCTCCTCATTGCATTTGGCTATGTTTTCTTTAAGGGGGAACGTATTAGGGAGGAACGTAGACCAGGTCCTAAGGTTCAACCCGAGGAGATTAAAGTTGGTATGGTTACTGATGTAGGCGGATTAGGTGATCAATCATTTAATGATGCTGCATATAAGGGATTAAAACGTGCAAGAGATAAATTGGGTATTAAAATAAAGGTTATAGAATCTTCAGATATGACTTCTTATGTTCCAAATCTGACTAGCCTTGCAGAACAGGATTATGACCTGGTTTGGGCTATTGGAGTTTTGATGCAGGATGCTTTAGCAACAGTTGCAGAAGATTTACCGGATACCAATTTTGGAATAGTTGATGCAGTTGTTGATAAGGATAATGTTTACTCCGCTACCTTTAAAGAAGAGGAAGGTTCTTTCTTATGTGGTGTAGTAGCAGGGATGATGACAAAATCTAATAAAATAGGTTTTGTCGGTGGAATGGATTTACCAACAATTCGCAAATTTGAAGCAGGATATCGTGCTGGAATCAAAGCAGTTAATCCGGATGCGGAATTGATTGTCACTTATACGGGGGTTTTTGATGATCCCAATAAAGGAAAAGAACAGGCACTGGCTCTTTTTGGGAGGGGGGTTGATGTAGTTTATCATGCTTCCGGTGCGTGTGGTGTTGGAGTGATAAAAGCTGCGCAAGAACAGGATAAATATGCAATCGGTGTAGATATGCCCCAGAGTCATCTGGCCCCTGACCATGTATTGACAAGTATGATCAAACGGGTTGACCTTGCTGTCTATGAAGGTGCTAAACTGATTAAAGAGGGGAATTTCAAAGGTGGAACCCATAAAGTCTACGGTTTAAAAGAGGGTGGTGTAGGTTTAGAAGAAGATCAACTAAAAAAAATGACACCTAAAGAAGTACAGGATAAAGTTGAGGAGATGCGCCGAAAGATTATTAATGGTGAAATTAAAGTTCCAACAACTAGAGAAGATTCAGAAGATTTTACTCTTTAG
- a CDS encoding ABC transporter ATP-binding protein, with the protein MTNVIEMKGITKVFPGVVANDNINFELKKGEIHALLGENGAGKTTLMKILYGLYRPTSGEIYVNGKRVDIDSPNKAIELGIGMVHQHFMLIPPFTVAENIVLGSEPAQMGVLDTEEMIRQVEEISDRYGLSVDPRAKVQDISVGMQQRVEILKALYRGADILILDEPTAVLTPQEVQELIAIMDKLTEQGKSIIFITHKLKEVKAISDRVTVIRRGKVIDTVNTEDVDTHELARMMVGREVILEVEKEPAKPGETILKVENLHALNDRGLPALRGVSFEVRAGEILGIAGVEGNGQSELTEVLTGLRPLTEGSIEFRGEEVSRLTTRQRIEAGISYIPEDRHKRGLVLDYSLSDNMILGHHYKKPFAKGINLNYPVIHSNARELIEEFDVRTPNEEALAKNLSGGNQQKVIIARELSRDPDLLIAAQPTRGVDVGAIEFIHKRIVEQRDAGKAVLLISLELDEILSLSDRIAVIYEGQIVDIIDAKDATEEELGLMMAGAGKRKEQ; encoded by the coding sequence ATGACCAATGTAATTGAAATGAAGGGGATTACGAAAGTTTTTCCCGGAGTAGTTGCTAATGATAATATTAATTTTGAATTGAAAAAGGGTGAAATACATGCCCTTCTTGGTGAGAATGGAGCAGGGAAAACTACTTTGATGAAGATTTTATATGGATTGTACAGGCCAACCAGTGGGGAAATTTATGTTAATGGTAAGCGTGTTGATATTGATTCTCCAAACAAAGCTATCGAATTAGGGATTGGAATGGTGCATCAACATTTTATGTTGATTCCACCCTTTACGGTAGCAGAAAATATCGTGTTGGGTTCAGAACCAGCACAGATGGGAGTTCTGGATACTGAGGAGATGATTAGACAGGTAGAAGAGATTTCTGACAGGTATGGTTTAAGTGTAGATCCAAGAGCTAAGGTACAGGATATCTCAGTGGGGATGCAGCAGAGAGTTGAGATTTTAAAAGCTCTCTATCGTGGAGCTGATATTCTCATTTTAGATGAACCAACTGCTGTTTTAACTCCCCAGGAAGTTCAAGAACTGATTGCAATTATGGATAAACTGACTGAGCAGGGTAAATCCATTATCTTTATTACCCATAAGCTTAAAGAGGTTAAAGCTATCAGTGATCGGGTAACTGTAATTCGAAGAGGTAAAGTGATTGATACTGTAAATACTGAAGATGTAGATACCCATGAACTAGCTCGAATGATGGTTGGTCGGGAGGTTATTTTGGAAGTTGAAAAAGAACCTGCTAAACCTGGTGAAACAATATTAAAAGTAGAAAATCTCCATGCTTTGAATGATAGAGGATTACCTGCTTTAAGGGGAGTTTCCTTTGAAGTTAGAGCAGGGGAGATTTTAGGGATTGCTGGAGTTGAGGGTAATGGTCAATCTGAATTAACAGAAGTTTTGACAGGATTGCGTCCTTTAACTGAAGGTAGTATTGAATTTAGAGGCGAAGAAGTCAGTCGTCTGACAACACGTCAACGGATAGAGGCAGGCATATCTTATATTCCTGAAGACCGTCACAAGCGTGGACTGGTTCTGGATTATTCTCTGTCAGATAACATGATTTTAGGACATCATTATAAAAAACCATTTGCCAAAGGAATTAACTTAAACTATCCTGTAATTCATTCTAATGCACGGGAGTTGATTGAAGAATTTGATGTCAGGACACCTAATGAAGAGGCACTGGCGAAAAATCTTTCTGGAGGTAATCAACAAAAAGTAATTATCGCCCGGGAGCTCAGTAGAGATCCTGATCTTCTCATTGCTGCTCAGCCAACACGGGGTGTTGATGTGGGAGCTATTGAGTTTATTCACAAAAGGATTGTTGAACAACGGGATGCTGGTAAAGCTGTTCTCTTGATTTCTCTTGAACTGGATGAAATCCTGTCTCTAAGTGACCGGATTGCTGTTATTTATGAAGGTCAAATTGTAGATATTATAGATGCGAAAGATGCTACAGAAGAGGAATTAGGCCTGATGATGGCCGGGGCAGGTAAACGTAAAGAACAGTAG
- a CDS encoding ABC transporter permease, with the protein MKEVKGFEWRKAINFQLLGNLVVPIIAVIFAMVIGAIFMVSIGANPFEAYWVLVKSSFGGTRNIFETLVNATPLIFTGLSVAFAFRCGLFNIGGEGQFLVAYITAAWVGAFFNMPMWIHIPLTLLAAMLAGAIWGGIPGLLKAKLGVHEVISTIMFNYIGLYLVNLLIRTVLMAPGTLPATPKIAKTAQFARFIRGSRLNWSIFVAALAALIIYWILWKTTIGYEVRAVGLNPFAAEYGGISVARNIILAMAISGALSGLAGASQVMGLELRALQPFGFIGHGFTGIAVALLGKNHPVGIILGALLFGTLQRGANMMQSIAGVPKEVIHIIQAIIIFFVASDYAVRKIYRKIKAKQAKREVNE; encoded by the coding sequence GTGAAAGAAGTAAAAGGTTTTGAATGGCGAAAAGCTATAAACTTTCAGTTGTTAGGTAATCTGGTTGTTCCTATTATTGCTGTTATATTCGCAATGGTTATTGGCGCTATCTTCATGGTTTCTATTGGTGCAAATCCTTTTGAAGCTTATTGGGTTTTAGTAAAAAGTTCTTTTGGTGGTACCCGCAATATCTTTGAAACCCTGGTTAATGCTACACCTTTGATCTTTACGGGTCTTTCTGTGGCATTTGCTTTTCGCTGTGGACTCTTTAATATCGGTGGAGAAGGACAGTTTTTAGTGGCATATATAACCGCTGCCTGGGTGGGTGCTTTTTTCAATATGCCAATGTGGATTCACATTCCTCTAACCCTTCTAGCAGCAATGTTGGCAGGGGCAATTTGGGGTGGAATTCCAGGATTGCTCAAGGCCAAATTAGGGGTTCATGAGGTTATCAGTACCATTATGTTTAACTATATTGGTTTATATCTCGTTAATCTGTTAATTAGAACAGTGCTTATGGCTCCTGGTACTTTACCAGCAACACCTAAGATTGCCAAGACAGCTCAATTTGCACGGTTTATCCGGGGCAGTCGTTTGAATTGGTCAATATTTGTGGCAGCTTTAGCAGCACTAATTATCTATTGGATTTTATGGAAGACAACCATCGGATATGAAGTGCGTGCTGTTGGATTAAATCCATTTGCTGCTGAGTATGGCGGTATTAGTGTTGCACGGAATATAATTCTTGCCATGGCCATCAGTGGTGCGCTCTCTGGACTGGCTGGTGCATCTCAGGTTATGGGTTTAGAGTTACGGGCCCTTCAGCCATTTGGTTTTATTGGCCATGGTTTTACAGGAATAGCAGTGGCTTTATTGGGTAAAAACCATCCTGTTGGTATCATTTTGGGTGCACTTCTATTTGGTACTTTACAGCGGGGTGCGAATATGATGCAGAGTATTGCCGGAGTTCCAAAAGAGGTTATTCATATTATTCAAGCCATAATTATCTTCTTTGTAGCTTCCGACTATGCAGTACGGAAGATTTATCGCAAGATAAAAGCTAAACAAGCAAAAAGGGAGGTAAATGAATAA
- a CDS encoding ABC transporter permease, which yields MDVIALILASGLRSATPLMYAAIGGIFSERSGVVNIALEGIMLTGAFTAMLASYYTGSPWLGVLIAMIAGGLISLIHAFVSIEFRANQVVSGVAINLLASGLTSFFLRAIFKHAGQSPSVNSLGKLPIPIIKDIPFIGTILSGHSPLVYLALLSIVLAHFVLFKTTFGLRVRAVGEHPEAADTVGINVKKIRYICVVISGIMAGIGGATLSIGLLDLFTEDMTAGRGFIALAAVIFGKWTPFGAFVATLLFGIADAMQMLAQTLQITFLPREIWLMLPYILTLFALAGFIGRATPPAASGQPYDKED from the coding sequence ATGGATGTAATAGCCTTGATTTTGGCCTCTGGACTCCGTTCCGCTACTCCGCTGATGTATGCTGCTATTGGTGGTATCTTCTCTGAAAGATCCGGAGTTGTTAATATTGCACTGGAAGGTATTATGTTAACAGGGGCTTTTACCGCTATGTTGGCTTCTTATTATACCGGTAGTCCCTGGTTGGGAGTATTAATTGCCATGATTGCTGGTGGGTTAATCTCTTTGATTCATGCTTTTGTATCCATTGAGTTCCGTGCTAATCAGGTTGTTAGCGGTGTAGCTATAAACCTATTAGCAAGCGGATTGACCAGTTTCTTTTTGCGTGCTATTTTTAAACATGCTGGCCAATCCCCAAGTGTTAATAGTTTGGGTAAACTTCCAATTCCGATAATTAAAGATATTCCGTTTATTGGGACAATCTTGAGTGGACATTCACCATTGGTATATCTTGCTCTGTTATCTATTGTCTTAGCTCATTTTGTGCTTTTTAAAACAACTTTTGGTTTAAGGGTACGGGCAGTAGGTGAGCATCCAGAAGCTGCTGATACAGTTGGAATAAATGTCAAAAAAATCCGTTATATTTGTGTAGTTATCAGTGGAATTATGGCTGGAATCGGTGGAGCTACTTTGTCCATTGGACTTTTAGATCTTTTCACAGAAGATATGACAGCTGGACGCGGTTTTATTGCACTTGCAGCTGTAATCTTTGGTAAATGGACACCATTTGGTGCATTTGTAGCAACACTTCTTTTCGGTATTGCAGATGCAATGCAAATGCTGGCCCAGACATTACAGATTACTTTCTTACCACGTGAAATTTGGCTTATGTTACCTTATATCCTGACTCTCTTTGCTCTGGCTGGATTTATCGGTCGGGCAACTCCACCTGCAGCCAGTGGTCAACCATATGATAAAGAAGACTAA
- a CDS encoding DUF3388 domain-containing protein, translating to MNKYYLEYKILNDRPGLLGDVASLIGMLKLNIQTISSIEGNKRGLLLNFNTMQQLESLYLALKEVQDLEVKIFREPQELDLLALKHGKRIQKTSENPPTFRFERKELDYLIDFLGGRLTKKSDIFVGFRGSPRVGKTETAIAASVHANKPWILISSTLLKKIVRTNLDNEILENGTILIIDAITTFYRSFPEHIEFVKNLLNKKIPRIVEHPDVLVRETNIKLSDFDLIIELNNDEDKENEEGEYIKGYGFYSFDIS from the coding sequence ATGAATAAATATTATCTGGAATACAAAATTTTAAATGATCGTCCTGGTTTGTTGGGAGATGTAGCATCTCTAATCGGGATGTTAAAGCTAAATATTCAAACTATTAGTTCTATTGAAGGTAACAAACGGGGGCTTTTATTGAATTTTAATACAATGCAGCAATTAGAATCTTTGTATTTAGCATTAAAAGAGGTTCAGGATTTAGAGGTTAAAATTTTCCGTGAACCTCAAGAGCTGGATTTACTTGCTTTAAAACACGGAAAACGGATTCAAAAAACTTCAGAAAACCCGCCTACTTTTCGTTTTGAACGGAAAGAGTTAGATTATCTAATAGATTTTCTGGGAGGAAGATTAACAAAGAAATCTGATATTTTTGTAGGTTTTCGAGGTTCGCCACGGGTTGGAAAAACTGAAACAGCAATTGCTGCTTCTGTCCATGCAAATAAACCCTGGATACTTATTTCATCAACTCTTTTGAAAAAAATAGTACGGACTAATCTGGATAATGAAATTTTAGAAAATGGTACTATATTGATAATAGATGCTATTACTACTTTTTATCGTTCTTTTCCTGAACATATTGAATTTGTAAAAAATCTTTTAAATAAAAAAATTCCCAGGATTGTGGAGCATCCTGATGTTCTTGTTAGAGAAACGAATATAAAACTTAGTGATTTTGATTTAATTATAGAATTAAATAATGATGAAGATAAAGAGAATGAAGAAGGAGAGTATATTAAAGGGTATGGTTTTTATTCTTTTGACATCAGTTAG
- a CDS encoding helix-turn-helix domain-containing protein has product MKEIGQKLREAREEKGLSLKDISEKTRIRTIYLKAIEEGNFDKIPGIIYAKGFIKAYAQVVGLDPIELLKELQIQEDAPDLSEVTIMRHDSSKKIGKILIVLLILAILAAAFFFVRNLWVTIQNETIPQLLDTERKSDSINVQLDESKEVSFNKVSFETEVDSDYGMEMLMAKESYDVSNPETIDISEQELVISDQRKDQKNDQQKKVRDQKPENIDIEPKIVASETEEPKIIPEITTLVESEHKEEITTSKKFESKEKQVESIDLKPEKRQTVVTKLGQSEKRELNQIQVIANETSWVRISVDGKILFQGLIKKGETRLFEGSKIQLRTNNAAGIQVNFRGILLGPFGKKGEYIEKVFGE; this is encoded by the coding sequence ATGAAGGAGATAGGACAGAAGCTAAGAGAAGCACGGGAGGAAAAAGGGTTAAGTTTGAAAGATATATCCGAAAAGACCAGGATTCGAACTATATATTTAAAGGCCATTGAAGAGGGAAATTTCGATAAAATTCCTGGAATAATTTATGCGAAGGGGTTCATAAAGGCATATGCACAGGTAGTGGGGTTAGACCCAATTGAACTTCTTAAAGAGCTTCAAATTCAAGAAGATGCTCCTGATTTATCAGAGGTTACAATTATGAGGCATGATTCATCTAAAAAAATTGGAAAAATTCTAATTGTATTATTGATTTTAGCTATTTTAGCGGCTGCATTTTTCTTTGTAAGAAATCTCTGGGTCACTATTCAAAATGAAACAATTCCCCAGTTGCTAGATACGGAAAGAAAATCTGATTCTATTAATGTCCAGTTAGATGAAAGTAAAGAAGTTTCTTTTAATAAGGTAAGTTTTGAAACAGAAGTCGATTCAGATTATGGGATGGAAATGCTTATGGCAAAAGAATCGTATGATGTTTCTAATCCGGAAACCATAGATATTTCTGAACAGGAATTAGTCATATCCGACCAGCGAAAAGATCAAAAAAATGATCAGCAAAAAAAAGTCCGGGATCAAAAACCTGAAAATATTGATATTGAACCGAAAATAGTAGCTTCAGAAACAGAAGAACCTAAAATAATACCAGAAATTACTACTTTAGTAGAATCTGAACATAAGGAAGAAATTACAACTTCAAAAAAATTTGAATCTAAGGAAAAACAGGTTGAATCTATTGATTTAAAACCAGAGAAAAGACAGACTGTAGTTACTAAATTGGGCCAAAGTGAGAAAAGGGAATTAAATCAGATTCAAGTGATTGCCAATGAGACGTCTTGGGTTCGTATTTCTGTTGATGGAAAAATATTGTTTCAGGGATTAATAAAAAAAGGAGAGACACGGTTGTTTGAAGGAAGTAAAATACAGCTTCGTACCAATAATGCAGCAGGTATTCAGGTTAATTTTCGTGGAATATTGTTAGGACCTTTTGGCAAAAAA